In Candidatus Hydrogenedentota bacterium, the following are encoded in one genomic region:
- a CDS encoding lamin tail domain-containing protein → MSRMFKGPGRLAERQRAQTSETGKSDFGFWILDFGLRRARVAGAPGFFGSFRSYMSFEGAKGPIGRKGPEGHAAVSGRRGPLLEGPQSKIQNPKSKIRCAFPQGEGLAESSGAALIISVAIFAVLLFIGLTFWSSSRIEHSAAVRHQEGYRAELLASAGQALAVSHLRLDKKWHPTYTSIDHGWNTVFNGAWLAGKPWAFKPDAFGTRVLDRTWTSWAGGTPYKRIPYIDYWADVKLQEAELDLLIQRALFVDGIDGIDNDGDGNIDEADEIRESLGSALAQIKNPLFVPRFQIDPDDLDDPSIRALLDQQYAFATTGDPGDSDFLAAFDFPVQYAYNFTSFDTAFDDPLNIPDADYDPFAAGWPARVVTPQQKINAWADVDSDGDGLRDAMWIPIGVEEFFGGIDRNGDGRVSADKVGAIGDEGGDGIDNDLDGEVDEPDETAVFVYWGGNDDLDNDQDGQIDEADEQRVFLTAPLIADSYWGGNDGEDNDHDGQIDEPDEQRIFLTSDDRINNNALNPRVPANLPIITPAEGIDYQDPGESIPLLDTFHVRVNLQTLNEYIAGSGITITSETDSRLQLVDPGNPFGPAVDRIDNDFTQIVNDTHGHVFLEPGVPQYDNTGNLNFPWDQPGVIPAAQENRARSYSRINIDPTDLRSYSAALSDLVLPFASIPGHVPVITCAGETVCTIAGRVAVHVVDEASKVNLNTAGAMTVATVQDVETSTATGRFTYLRNAELLTFARNEGVSTGEYDTRVLPDIGVQRAVDIFMTRNGAHKDDPGGGKPQNFPPILPIDATDFLTHFNDNDSDGDGTNDNAAEAGYAYDEYFPGFGRTDDNANVLQLQFNGIDDDGDGAYYTHDGIDNDNDGVADEADEARFGIDEPFEGIDEPQELQMFRPYRNRLAELDGIDNDNDGVIDEIGELGDRLYSTGDEMAGALSSVAEMAPLRAVLTVQSSDPNARYQHYIGGAQGDLARNISPDTAPITGMKLDYNHATPDAIANALREDWSYPAFHDVLKTEMVYPADPTQAAFAGNPYLFSESGYAPTTTPAAYINDFRFQAAYFAGLRRESVSVIGAPAGIVDTRVEAPQSALALTPGRIFEADAGLRAYQLALNIVDSRDTDRVRNSLTYRLGDDWWNTLVGPAAPQREISYTLAGVEGIRINEMMVRAVRRVEAESNYDPDPVGDPRPENNPNVFSEGPIDFDVVTTTIEDRAGTVTNQDGSIPWEYFPQPLNLGDDRVGLGQLAGFQTDSSTVTISGATYDNVIQFRIGPSAQLPPGRYYLLVNTIDEIGYASVDDPTDIDFRVKYGLDRNIPGNPDILDDVIAGGAPGSPPFDGLVAAATISEPQVGRRSGASPLDPNVSPASGMVFLPTIDTRAAVVPPPGFEAYAGIGVETQLQSEAYTVIVPPFAANAADQFYLHIGIRNPVPGQTLAINFLDFSQEPDHEWVELVNVSASPDPIDLSDWLLEVGGGSNDPTRAVYRIPAGTQIAPNGSLLLTTNKYDVGPLAFAAPGARIFSANGMGMASQPASVAAPFGTASVGISEPPIPRYATRGEIGFIGQPLLGANLWNGRWGEPLGSGGLLAESIFQRPTGGLLDFLDLDGDGLSDPGIRTDDLVISTIDNPATDTPTKAWDRIVQIEPAAASPLSFINDALTPAGERLAFVATMVLRGGIFPNYPENDFVDNDGDNPELMRDGIDNDGDRLLLDRDLDINGLPIDNDGDGIANEGNDSIDNDGDGLIDEADESEGTDEPIDPRYDYDGINNDGDPFTDEGADGIDNDGDGLTDEYDESEGFGIPEGVDEGGVARWLKYDRGVGLGPIGIGLGPLTQVSGSYHRTPQFVLYPGEPAWVEGTNAAPEWKEFTERRMFPGDAVRVTLYERFPDEEFVVDRVTYTQNDVENRAPDDVRSFPVAAPDALLDRFVMLNAVTGLGLERAWPENTMGVDFYRSLERKHPLYTGDRFGLANRWTATDGNYDDWAPGTNRWFWDNVNDVAMPMTSAFVFGPTGAPTAVSGIQFFAHGFSGSPLRPNFFARVLSDSRLGYSPDPPVRLAANDAPVVPDALVGDNQRVLLRGRVRDANFRSPGDLLTTPYLALSRTYTIGEYDVVGREALQGPTVAPEDMLVGPVPPHLKGASIGTAYPEDLRALIDTASFDSIVLNVGQADFYPLFPLMASLTGGGLAELAQWAPIPDAANPTDYRAPQAWAPVFLASLDPNGSEPEGADFATMQTITITQSGTPPQYPNMLPWPGYPIQLAFLYRNVDLSVVPPYGNTRWLLQDNVGGAGSLASVRWPLERRAMMYVSSNPDAFRPDQTSHNIVPGGPGAPAAGAYPSEALFVWDGADGLPNGEYDLYVVTMPDMTYLEESTRAFDATRNDWLPAKLDRVRRRLPIDIQVLTDKDGDRKCWVDGTGPTANMPDTEELGLNTQSTGPADQREKFPLKAGLVPASDGTVHYGVVKIENNFLGVFVRNWADGRNPENVNAISRVVLMSRDRTPGRVNLNTAITQPLAANLSGAPDFNAFNPLTGLIGFTAEYVPDTNPLSDLGAFTPAPWSDQIPVATGPPYAFTFGEYGAVLARANQVIGQPPFALAVANPGFLPRGERFVDYNSDGLPDPPIDISGDGRADLAVRFDGRYLLSPAELIVSGDEAAFTSRPMSLMPSLIPQYFDVAAPTANQKAQQFDEAMERYTRMGNSITAASDTFEIIVTAQTGYAFDANRDGVINWRVDSEFVATGEKKLRTVYER, encoded by the coding sequence ATGAGCCGTATGTTCAAAGGTCCGGGCCGGTTGGCGGAACGCCAGCGCGCCCAAACGTCCGAAACCGGCAAATCCGATTTTGGATTTTGGATTTTGGATTTTGGATTGCGCCGCGCGCGCGTTGCCGGGGCGCCCGGCTTCTTTGGGTCGTTTAGGTCCTATATGTCGTTTGAGGGGGCCAAAGGACCTATAGGACGAAAAGGACCTGAAGGACACGCGGCAGTTTCGGGCCGCCGCGGCCCCTTGCTCGAAGGCCCGCAATCCAAAATCCAAAATCCAAAATCCAAAATCCGTTGCGCGTTTCCGCAAGGCGAAGGCCTCGCCGAATCGTCCGGCGCGGCGCTGATCATTTCGGTCGCGATTTTCGCGGTACTGCTGTTCATCGGACTGACATTCTGGTCGTCGTCGCGCATCGAACACAGCGCGGCGGTGCGCCACCAGGAAGGCTACCGCGCCGAACTGCTCGCGAGCGCGGGCCAGGCGCTCGCCGTGTCGCACCTGCGCCTCGACAAAAAGTGGCACCCGACCTACACGTCAATCGATCACGGCTGGAACACCGTTTTCAATGGTGCGTGGCTCGCAGGAAAACCGTGGGCCTTCAAACCCGACGCGTTCGGGACCCGCGTGCTCGACCGCACGTGGACGAGTTGGGCCGGTGGTACGCCGTACAAGCGCATTCCCTACATTGATTACTGGGCCGACGTGAAGCTGCAGGAGGCCGAGCTCGACCTGCTGATCCAGCGCGCGCTCTTTGTCGACGGCATCGACGGCATCGACAACGACGGCGACGGCAACATCGACGAAGCGGACGAAATCCGCGAATCCCTTGGTAGTGCGCTCGCCCAGATCAAGAACCCGCTGTTTGTGCCGCGGTTCCAAATCGATCCGGACGATCTCGACGACCCGTCGATCCGCGCGTTGCTCGATCAGCAGTACGCGTTCGCAACGACCGGCGATCCCGGCGACAGCGATTTCCTTGCCGCGTTCGACTTCCCTGTCCAGTACGCGTACAACTTCACGAGCTTCGACACCGCGTTTGACGATCCGTTGAACATTCCCGATGCGGACTACGATCCGTTCGCGGCGGGCTGGCCCGCGCGCGTGGTGACGCCGCAACAGAAAATCAACGCATGGGCCGACGTGGACAGCGACGGCGACGGGCTGCGCGACGCCATGTGGATTCCCATCGGCGTCGAGGAATTCTTCGGCGGCATCGACCGCAACGGCGACGGCCGCGTCAGCGCGGACAAAGTCGGCGCGATCGGCGACGAAGGCGGCGACGGCATCGACAACGATCTCGACGGCGAAGTGGACGAGCCGGACGAGACGGCAGTATTCGTGTATTGGGGCGGCAACGACGATCTCGACAACGATCAGGACGGGCAAATCGACGAAGCCGACGAACAGCGCGTTTTCCTCACCGCGCCGCTCATCGCCGACAGCTACTGGGGCGGCAACGACGGCGAAGACAACGACCACGACGGGCAAATCGACGAGCCGGACGAGCAACGCATCTTCCTCACGTCCGACGATCGGATCAACAACAACGCGCTAAACCCGCGCGTGCCCGCGAACCTGCCGATTATTACCCCCGCCGAGGGGATCGATTACCAGGACCCGGGCGAGAGCATTCCGCTGCTCGATACGTTCCATGTGCGCGTCAATCTGCAGACGCTCAACGAATACATCGCCGGTTCCGGCATTACGATCACGTCGGAGACGGACTCCCGGCTCCAACTTGTGGACCCCGGCAATCCCTTCGGCCCGGCGGTGGACCGCATCGACAACGACTTCACGCAGATCGTGAACGACACGCACGGCCACGTGTTCCTCGAACCCGGCGTGCCTCAATATGACAACACTGGAAACTTGAACTTCCCATGGGATCAACCAGGTGTTATTCCCGCAGCGCAGGAAAACCGCGCGCGCTCGTACTCCCGCATCAACATCGATCCCACCGATCTGCGCAGCTACTCGGCCGCGCTATCGGACCTCGTTCTGCCGTTCGCCAGTATCCCCGGTCACGTACCCGTCATTACGTGCGCGGGCGAAACCGTCTGCACCATTGCCGGCCGCGTCGCCGTCCACGTGGTGGACGAAGCGTCGAAGGTCAACCTCAACACGGCTGGCGCGATGACGGTCGCAACCGTGCAGGATGTCGAGACCAGCACCGCGACGGGCAGATTCACGTACCTTCGCAATGCCGAACTCCTCACCTTCGCGCGCAACGAGGGCGTCAGTACGGGCGAGTACGATACGCGCGTGCTGCCGGACATCGGCGTGCAGCGCGCAGTCGACATCTTCATGACGCGCAACGGCGCGCACAAGGACGACCCCGGCGGCGGAAAGCCGCAGAATTTCCCGCCGATCCTGCCCATCGACGCGACCGATTTCCTCACGCACTTCAACGACAACGACAGCGACGGGGACGGGACGAACGACAACGCCGCGGAAGCCGGCTACGCCTACGACGAATACTTCCCCGGTTTTGGCCGCACCGATGACAACGCGAACGTGTTGCAACTGCAATTCAACGGCATCGACGACGACGGCGACGGCGCGTACTACACGCACGACGGCATCGACAACGACAACGACGGCGTTGCCGACGAGGCGGACGAAGCGCGCTTCGGCATCGACGAACCCTTCGAGGGCATCGACGAACCGCAGGAACTGCAAATGTTCCGTCCCTACCGCAACCGTCTCGCGGAACTCGATGGCATCGACAACGACAACGACGGCGTGATCGACGAAATCGGCGAACTCGGCGACCGCCTCTACAGCACCGGCGACGAAATGGCCGGCGCGCTTTCGAGCGTCGCCGAAATGGCGCCGTTGCGCGCGGTGCTCACCGTGCAATCGAGCGATCCCAACGCGCGATACCAGCACTACATCGGCGGCGCGCAGGGCGACCTCGCGCGCAACATCTCGCCGGACACGGCGCCGATCACCGGCATGAAACTCGACTACAACCACGCCACGCCGGACGCCATCGCGAACGCGTTGCGCGAAGACTGGTCGTATCCCGCGTTCCACGACGTGCTGAAGACCGAGATGGTCTACCCAGCGGACCCCACGCAGGCGGCGTTCGCGGGCAACCCGTACCTGTTCTCCGAGTCCGGCTACGCGCCCACCACGACCCCGGCCGCGTACATCAACGATTTCCGGTTCCAGGCCGCGTACTTCGCGGGGCTTCGCCGCGAGTCCGTCTCCGTCATCGGCGCACCCGCCGGCATCGTGGACACGCGCGTCGAAGCGCCGCAGAGCGCGCTCGCCCTCACGCCCGGCCGCATCTTCGAGGCGGACGCGGGCCTGCGCGCGTACCAGCTCGCGCTCAATATCGTCGATTCGCGCGACACCGACCGCGTGCGCAATTCGCTCACCTACCGTCTCGGCGACGATTGGTGGAACACCCTCGTCGGTCCGGCCGCGCCGCAACGCGAAATCAGCTACACCCTCGCCGGCGTCGAAGGCATCCGCATCAACGAAATGATGGTGCGCGCCGTCCGCCGCGTCGAAGCGGAATCGAATTACGATCCCGATCCCGTCGGCGATCCGCGCCCGGAGAACAATCCGAACGTATTCTCGGAAGGCCCGATCGATTTCGATGTCGTGACGACGACAATCGAGGATCGAGCGGGAACGGTAACCAATCAAGATGGCAGCATCCCGTGGGAGTATTTCCCGCAGCCGCTCAACCTGGGCGACGACCGGGTCGGCCTTGGGCAGCTTGCGGGCTTCCAGACGGACTCGAGCACCGTTACGATCAGCGGCGCCACCTACGACAACGTCATCCAGTTCCGCATCGGGCCGAGTGCGCAGCTTCCGCCGGGCCGGTATTACTTGCTCGTGAATACGATTGACGAGATTGGCTACGCGAGCGTGGACGACCCGACCGATATTGATTTCCGTGTTAAGTACGGGCTGGATAGGAATATTCCGGGGAATCCAGACATTCTCGACGACGTGATCGCAGGAGGCGCGCCGGGGTCTCCGCCATTCGACGGTCTCGTCGCTGCTGCGACTATTTCCGAACCCCAAGTAGGGCGCCGCAGCGGAGCGTCGCCGCTCGATCCCAACGTTAGCCCGGCGTCCGGCATGGTGTTCTTGCCGACAATCGACACGCGCGCCGCCGTCGTTCCGCCACCCGGATTCGAAGCCTATGCCGGTATTGGCGTCGAAACGCAGTTGCAGAGCGAAGCATACACGGTCATCGTGCCGCCGTTTGCGGCGAATGCAGCCGATCAGTTCTACCTCCACATCGGCATCCGCAATCCGGTCCCGGGCCAGACGCTCGCGATCAACTTCCTCGATTTCAGCCAGGAACCGGATCACGAATGGGTCGAATTGGTCAACGTTTCCGCGTCGCCGGATCCGATCGATCTCTCCGATTGGTTGCTCGAGGTCGGCGGCGGATCGAACGATCCGACCCGCGCGGTGTACCGCATTCCGGCGGGCACGCAGATCGCCCCGAACGGTTCGCTGCTACTCACGACGAACAAGTACGACGTCGGCCCGCTCGCGTTCGCTGCGCCAGGCGCGCGCATTTTCTCGGCCAACGGCATGGGCATGGCAAGCCAACCCGCAAGCGTTGCCGCGCCGTTCGGCACGGCCTCGGTGGGCATATCCGAACCGCCGATCCCACGCTACGCCACGCGCGGCGAAATCGGCTTTATCGGCCAGCCTCTGCTGGGTGCGAACCTTTGGAACGGCCGCTGGGGTGAACCCCTCGGTTCCGGCGGGCTGCTTGCCGAAAGCATTTTCCAGCGGCCGACCGGCGGGTTGCTCGATTTCCTCGATCTGGATGGCGACGGATTGAGCGATCCCGGAATTCGTACGGACGATCTAGTGATTTCGACCATCGACAATCCCGCGACCGACACGCCGACGAAAGCGTGGGACCGCATCGTGCAGATCGAACCCGCCGCGGCAAGTCCACTGTCGTTCATCAACGACGCGTTGACTCCTGCCGGCGAAAGGCTCGCTTTTGTGGCCACGATGGTGTTGCGCGGCGGCATCTTCCCTAATTATCCCGAAAACGATTTCGTGGACAACGACGGCGACAACCCCGAGCTCATGCGCGACGGCATCGACAACGACGGCGACCGCCTGCTGCTAGATCGAGACCTCGACATCAATGGCTTGCCCATTGACAACGATGGCGACGGCATCGCGAACGAAGGCAACGACAGCATTGACAACGACGGTGACGGCCTTATCGACGAAGCCGACGAAAGCGAAGGCACCGACGAACCCATCGATCCGCGCTACGACTACGATGGAATTAACAATGATGGCGACCCATTCACCGACGAAGGCGCGGACGGTATCGACAATGACGGTGACGGCCTCACCGACGAATACGACGAGTCCGAAGGCTTTGGCATTCCCGAGGGCGTGGACGAAGGCGGCGTCGCGCGGTGGTTGAAATATGATCGCGGCGTGGGCCTGGGTCCGATTGGTATCGGCCTCGGTCCGCTGACCCAGGTGTCCGGCTCCTATCACCGCACGCCGCAGTTTGTGCTGTATCCCGGCGAACCCGCGTGGGTCGAAGGCACGAACGCCGCGCCCGAGTGGAAGGAATTTACCGAACGCCGCATGTTCCCCGGCGACGCCGTCCGCGTGACGTTGTACGAGCGGTTCCCGGACGAAGAGTTCGTCGTCGATCGCGTGACCTACACGCAGAACGACGTCGAAAACCGCGCGCCGGACGATGTCCGCTCGTTCCCGGTCGCCGCGCCGGACGCGCTGCTCGACCGGTTCGTCATGCTCAACGCGGTGACGGGTCTCGGCCTCGAACGCGCGTGGCCCGAGAATACGATGGGCGTGGACTTCTACCGTTCGCTCGAACGCAAGCACCCGCTCTACACCGGCGACCGGTTCGGCCTCGCGAACCGCTGGACCGCGACGGACGGCAACTACGACGATTGGGCGCCCGGCACCAACCGCTGGTTCTGGGACAACGTCAACGACGTCGCCATGCCGATGACGAGCGCATTTGTATTCGGTCCCACGGGCGCGCCGACAGCGGTCTCCGGCATTCAGTTCTTCGCGCACGGATTCTCGGGATCGCCGCTGCGCCCGAACTTCTTCGCGCGCGTCCTGAGCGATTCGCGCCTCGGATATTCGCCCGATCCGCCCGTGCGCCTCGCGGCGAACGACGCGCCCGTCGTGCCCGACGCGCTCGTAGGCGACAACCAACGCGTTCTGCTGCGCGGCCGAGTGCGCGACGCGAACTTCCGGTCGCCGGGCGATCTCTTGACCACGCCCTACCTCGCGTTGTCGCGCACGTATACCATAGGCGAATACGACGTCGTTGGCCGTGAAGCGCTCCAAGGCCCGACAGTCGCGCCGGAAGACATGCTCGTGGGACCCGTGCCGCCGCACCTGAAAGGCGCGTCCATCGGCACGGCATATCCCGAGGATTTGCGCGCGCTGATCGACACCGCGTCGTTCGATTCGATCGTCTTGAACGTCGGTCAGGCGGACTTCTATCCGTTGTTCCCGCTTATGGCCAGCTTGACGGGTGGCGGGCTGGCCGAGTTGGCGCAATGGGCGCCGATTCCCGATGCGGCCAATCCGACCGACTACCGCGCGCCCCAGGCGTGGGCGCCGGTGTTCCTGGCGTCGCTCGATCCCAACGGGTCCGAACCGGAAGGTGCGGACTTCGCGACGATGCAGACAATTACGATCACGCAGTCCGGCACGCCGCCGCAGTATCCGAACATGTTGCCGTGGCCGGGCTATCCGATCCAGTTGGCGTTCCTCTACCGCAACGTCGACCTAAGCGTCGTCCCGCCGTACGGGAATACGCGCTGGCTGTTGCAGGACAACGTCGGCGGCGCGGGCAGCCTCGCGTCCGTGCGTTGGCCGCTCGAACGCCGCGCGATGATGTACGTTTCCAGCAATCCCGATGCGTTCCGCCCCGATCAGACGTCGCACAACATCGTGCCGGGCGGTCCCGGCGCGCCCGCGGCGGGCGCGTATCCGTCCGAGGCGCTCTTCGTGTGGGATGGCGCGGACGGTCTGCCCAACGGCGAATACGATCTCTATGTCGTGACCATGCCGGACATGACGTATCTCGAAGAATCGACGCGCGCGTTCGATGCGACGCGCAACGATTGGCTGCCCGCCAAGCTCGATCGCGTGCGCCGCCGCCTGCCGATCGACATTCAGGTGCTGACGGACAAGGACGGCGACCGCAAGTGTTGGGTCGACGGAACGGGCCCGACGGCGAACATGCCCGATACCGAGGAATTGGGCCTCAACACCCAGAGCACCGGCCCCGCCGATCAGCGCGAGAAGTTCCCGCTCAAGGCCGGTCTGGTACCGGCAAGCGATGGCACCGTCCATTACGGCGTTGTAAAGATCGAAAACAATTTCCTGGGCGTGTTTGTGCGCAACTGGGCCGACGGCCGCAATCCGGAAAACGTGAACGCAATCAGCCGCGTCGTGCTGATGTCGCGCGACCGCACGCCGGGCCGCGTCAATCTGAACACGGCGATCACGCAACCGCTCGCCGCGAACCTCTCCGGCGCGCCGGATTTCAATGCGTTCAATCCGCTGACCGGACTCATCGGCTTCACCGCGGAATACGTACCCGATACGAACCCGCTGTCGGACCTCGGCGCCTTCACGCCCGCGCCGTGGAGCGATCAGATTCCCGTTGCGACGGGGCCGCCCTACGCGTTCACGTTTGGCGAATACGGCGCCGTCCTCGCGCGCGCCAACCAGGTGATTGGCCAGCCGCCGTTTGCGCTTGCGGTGGCAAACCCCGGGTTCCTGCCGCGCGGCGAACGGTTCGTCGATTACAACAGCGACGGGCTGCCCGATCCGCCGATCGATATCAGCGGCGACGGCCGCGCCGATCTCGCCGTGCGGTTCGACGGCCGCTATTTGCTGTCGCCCGCGGAGTTGATCGTCAGCGGCGACGAAGCGGCGTTCACGTCCCGGCCAATGTCGCTGATGCCAAGCCTGATCCCGCAATACTTCGACGTGGCCGCGCCGACCGCGAACCAGAAGGCGCAACAGTTTGACGAAGCGATGGAACGCTATACGCGCATGGGCAACAGCATTACGGCGGCGTCCGACACGTTCGAGATTATTGTCACCGCGCAGACCGGTTACGCGTTCGACGCGAACCGCGACGGCGTGATCAACTGGCGCGTCGATTCGGAATTCGTCGCCACCGGCGAAAAGAAACTGCGCACCGTGTATGAACGGTAG